From Schistocerca americana isolate TAMUIC-IGC-003095 chromosome 11, iqSchAmer2.1, whole genome shotgun sequence, the proteins below share one genomic window:
- the LOC124553860 gene encoding poly [ADP-ribose] polymerase tankyrase-1-like gives MFRRNACWFIRIFVAVVICSGYSRPVSVTESLTVGLVQEAEEDTAVNLGALLDAGDGAVVTLLAGDTRLVAHRAVLAARSPVFADMLRRVTVEGSSSQLVLSDTEGPVLRQVLAYLYTLQVPQLPSMAPKLLVAADVYGLSVLKAHCEQQVVAQLSVETAAAAGVIAIRHSANRLKQAAVAFIKAHLLHVMATQGWAEAVVNDPQTVVELVHLIAETPTDTSTPSAGESRTGPSSQPHSGHSDDGRRPATAMPSTSPQTTPQPDYAAVSLLRTPSAVESSTGPSSQPHSGHSDDCWRPATAAPPTSPQTTPQPDDVAISLLRDLSEEEKDKMLIAAAKEGSVSKVRTLLTVGADVEAMDENQQNSLHCAAARGHLEVARRLLEDGADVNARDRWQNTPLHQAAWNGHAPVVWLLAASSADRNARDHRGNTPLHDAAWRGHPDAATALLEAGADREVRNDNGKTPLDLAKRNNHQQLIDILGSS, from the exons AATCGCTGACAGTGGGACTCGTTCAGGAGGCTGAGGAGGACACGGCCGTGAATCTCGGAGCCCTGCTGGACGCCGGGGACGGCGCTGTGGTGACTCTGCTGGCTGGGGACACGCGGCTTGTGGCTCATAGGGCTGTCTTGGCCGCCAGGAGTCCCGTGTTTGCGGACATGCTCCGTCGCGTCACTGTAGAGGGCAGCAGCAGCCAGCTCGTACTCTCGGACACAGAGGGTCCTGTGCTGCGCCAGGTGCTGGCATACCTCTACACCCTGCAGGTGCCGCAGCTGCCCAGCATGGCCCCAAAGCTGCTGGTCGCCGCCGACGTATACGGCCTGTCGGTACTGAAAGCGCACTGTGAGCAACAGGTGGTCGCCCAGCTGTCTGTCGAGACTGCGGCAGCTGCAGGTGTTATCGCGATTAGGCATTCCGCCAACAGGCTGAAGCAGGCCGCCGTCGCCTTCATAAAGGCCCACTTGCTCCATGTGATGGCGACGCAGGGCTGGGCTGAGGCTGTAGTCAACGACCCACAAACTGTTGTGGAGTTGGTTCACCTGATTGCAGAGACACCGACAGACACCAG CACGCCAAGCGCTGGAGAGAGCAGGACCGGCCCCTCCTCGCAGCCGCACAGTGGCCACAGCGACGACGGCCGGAGGCCAGCCACAGCTATGCCTTCCACCTCTCCCCAGACGACTCCACAGCCTGATTACGCCGCCGTCTCTCTCCTGCG CACGCCAAGCGCTGTAGAGAGCAGCACCGGCCCCTCCTCGCAGCCGCACAGTGGCCACAGCGACGACTGCTGGAGGCCAGCCACAGCTGCGCCCCCCACCTCTCCCCAGACGACTCCCCAGCCTGATGACGTCGCCATCTCTCTTCTGCG GgatctttctgaagaagagaaggacAAGATGCTGATTGCGGCAGCTAAGGAGGGGTCAGTGAGCAAGGTGAGAACGTTGCTGACAGTGGGGGCGGACGTGGAAGCGATGGATGAGAACCAGCAAAACTCACTGCACTGCGCAGCAGCCAGGGGACACTTGGAGGTGGCGAGGCGTCTGCTGGAGGATGGAGCTGATGTCAACGCCAGGGACCGCTGGCAGAACACGCCTCTGCATCAGGCTGCATGGAATGGCCACGCACCCGTGGTGTGGCTGTTGGCAGCATCCTCTGCCGACCGCAACGCCAGGGATCACAGAGGGAACACGCCACTGCACGATGCAGCATGGCGTGGCCACCCAGACGCGGCGACTGCACTACTGGAGGCAGGGGCCGACAGAGAAGTCAGGAATGACAATGGGAAGACGCCGCTGGACCTAGCCAAGCGGAACAACCACCAGCAGCTCATAGACATCTTAGGATCAAGCTAA